Proteins from a single region of Mustela erminea isolate mMusErm1 chromosome X, mMusErm1.Pri, whole genome shotgun sequence:
- the P2RY4 gene encoding P2Y purinoceptor 4 has translation MASAESSLLTTLGPSPDPGDSQGELDCSFNEEFKFILLPVSYTVVFLLGLGLNTLTLWLFLFRLRPWDATATYMFHLALSDTLYVLSLPTLIYYYAARNHWPFGTGLCKFIRFLFYWNLYCSILFLTCISVHRYLGICHPLRALRWGRPRFAGLLCLAIWLVVAGCLVPNLFFVTTSPKKDTILCHDTTRPEEFDHYVHFSSAVMGLLFGVPCLVTLVCYGLMARRLYRPLPGAAQSSSRLRSLRTIAVVLTVFAVCFVPFHVTRTIYYMSRLLEVDCQVLNVVNVVYKVTRPLASANSCLDPVLYLLTGDKYRRQLWQLCRCGEPQPPTTASTLALVSLAEESSCRWTSTRRDRGFPAPGADRL, from the coding sequence ATGGCCAGTGCAGAGTCCTCTCTGCTTACAACCCTAGGTCCCAGCCCAGATCCTGGCGACAGCCAGGGAGAGCTGGACTGCAGTTTCAATGAAGAGTTCAAGTTCATCCTGCTGCCTGTGAGTTACACAGTCGTTTTCCTGTTGGGCCTGGGCCTCAACACCCTAACCCTCTGGCTCTTCCTCTTTCGCCTCCGACCCTGGGATGCCACGGCCACCTACATGTTCCACTTGGCCTTGTCAGACACTTTGTATGTGCTGTCACTGCCCACCCTCATCTACTATTATGCGGCCCGAAACCACTGGCCCTTTGGCACAGGACTCTGCAAGTTCATCCGCTTCCTCTTCTACTGGAACCTCTACTGCAGCATCCTCTTCCTTACCTGCATCAGCGTGCACCGCTACCTGGGGATCTGCCACCCGCTTCGGGCCCTGCGCTGGGGCCGCCCACGCTTTGCGGGCCTTCTCTGCCTGGCCATTTGGTTGGTCGTGGCTGGCTGCCTTGTGCCCAACCTGTTCTTTGTCACCACCAGCCCCAAGAAGGACACCATCCTGTGCCATGACACCACTCGGCCCGAGGAGTTTGACCACTACGTGCACTTCAGCTCAGCCGTCATGGGGCTGCTGTTTGGCGTGCCCTGCCTGGTCACTCTCGTTTGCTATGGGCTCATGGCCCGGCGCCTGTATcggcccttgccaggggccgccCAGTCATCCTCGCGTCTGCGTTCTCTCCGCACCATCGCTGTGGTGCTGACTGTCTTCGCTGTCTGCTTCGTGCCCTTCCACGTCACCCGCACCATTTATTACATGTCAAGGCTGCTGGAAGTCGACTGCCAGGTGCTGAACGTTGTCAATGTGGTCTACAAAGTGACTCGGCCTCTGGCCAGTGCCAACAGCTGCCTGGATCCCGTGCTCTACCTGCTCACGGGGGACAAGTATCGCCGTCAGCTCTGGCAGCTGTGCAGGTGTGGGGAGCCTCAGCCCCCCACCACGGCCTCCACCCTGGCACTGGTGTCCCTGGCTGAGGAAAGCAGCTGCAGGTGGACATCCACCCGGAGGGACCGTGGCTTCCCTGCCCCTGGGGCAGATAGACTGTAG